A genomic window from Syntrophorhabdales bacterium includes:
- a CDS encoding 4Fe-4S binding protein, giving the protein MPPVIDATKCIQCGTCGDVCAEDVYFGTETGKLPPVTYPEFCFHCNCCVEECPVGAITLRIPLPEMLLYKREEESP; this is encoded by the coding sequence ATGCCACCTGTAATAGACGCGACAAAGTGCATTCAGTGCGGAACCTGCGGTGACGTCTGCGCCGAGGATGTCTACTTCGGGACAGAAACAGGCAAGTTGCCGCCTGTCACCTACCCTGAATTCTGTTTCCATTGCAACTGCTGTGTGGAGGAATGTCCGGTCGGCGCCATCACCCTGCGCATTCCCCTGCCTGAGATGCTGCTTTACAAGAGGGAAGAAGAAAGCCCGTAA